The genome window TTCTGGTTCTCCATTATGATGTTGACGCTGATGCTGCCACATGACGTGGTCTTGGTTCCTCAATACATTATCTTCACGAAGCTGGGTTGGCTGAATACGATTCTGCCAATCGTTGTCCCTACATTCTTCGGAATGCCGTTCTTCATCTTCCTGATGGTACAGTTCATTCGAACAATTCCGAAGGAGCTGGATGAGGCTGCAACCATTGATGGATGTAACAAATTCAGATTATATATTCAGATTATTATGCCGCTGATCAAGTCATCTCTGGCAACAGCAGCGATTTTCTCCTTCTACTGGAGATGGGAGGATCTGCTCGGTCCGGTATTGTACCTCAACTCGCCTGAGAAATATACCGTATCGATGGCACTGAAAATGTTCCTGGATAGCGAATCTGCTTCTAACTGGGGCGCCATGTTTGCTATGTCCATCGTCAGTCTGGTTCCGGTTGTAGCTGTGTTCTTCATCTTCCAGAAACAAATTGTTCAAGGGATGAGCACCAGCGGATTGAAAGGATAAGCAGGCTTGACTGTATATCTTCGTATCTTGCCCGATTGAACGTTTACGAAAGTTAACCAAGGAGGTTATCGCTTTTGAATAAAGCTCAGGATCGTCAGGCCGTTGCCATGGAGGCAGCGGCAGAGGGCCAGGCAGTGTCCGTGACCAGCTGGAAGTATAACTTTGGACCGGATTCGGGAAGAGCAGATGAGACAGGGGATTATCTGAAAGTAACTGCAACAACCGCATATGAGGAACGAGGCGGATACGGATTCGAAGCGGGTTCTCTGGTGTATGAGAAACAACGCATCGGAGATGATGACGTGTCGAATTCCACGAAACAACATCATAACAATCCGGGGCAGACAAC of Paenibacillus sp. FSL R5-0517 contains these proteins:
- a CDS encoding carbohydrate ABC transporter permease, which translates into the protein MVWKNVKWPVYHLFVAALALLMLYPVLWMLFSSFKESRTIFVTADTLFPAEWIWSNYVDGWKGTAGRPFMDYITNSLVIVVISTIGAVISSSLIAFGFARLSFKGRSFWFSIMMLTLMLPHDVVLVPQYIIFTKLGWLNTILPIVVPTFFGMPFFIFLMVQFIRTIPKELDEAATIDGCNKFRLYIQIIMPLIKSSLATAAIFSFYWRWEDLLGPVLYLNSPEKYTVSMALKMFLDSESASNWGAMFAMSIVSLVPVVAVFFIFQKQIVQGMSTSGLKG